A part of Rhinoderma darwinii isolate aRhiDar2 chromosome 1, aRhiDar2.hap1, whole genome shotgun sequence genomic DNA contains:
- the PIGG gene encoding GPI ethanolamine phosphate transferase 2, catalytic subunit isoform X1, with product MKVGSSVLACCCLLIQVLGLGLFLRGFFPVPVRSQSRKSSISEIPAEPWAGKTSNWTQLPHPLFKRVVILLIDALRQDFVFGAKGQKHMPYITQLIEKGPTLSFIAKATAPTVTMPRIKALMTGSIPGFIDIVMNLNSPELLEDNLIWQAKQAGKRIAFYGDDTWIKLFPKHFVEFDGTTSFFVSDFTEVDDNVTRHLDDVLKRNNWDMLILHYLGLDHIGHLTGPHSHLIGPKLYEMDLVLKKIHSALISKDEDPSFPSLTVVCGDHGMSEAGSHGGSSDEEVETPLVLISSAFQDKAGTFKEPQMIPQTDLAPTLALGLGLPISMSSLGMLLPAVVEHKTMREQLRFFHLNGYQLCKLLKENLKAYEKDDGVEQFKKAEKLHANWIKLYLEGNTSEVLTNLGRKLIKQYIEALQKLSASLSKQVAEYDIYSMTVGAIITLEMFFLLLLSIPSALSSKAEFDLPLASPIFSLFFYMTCLVLAAVHVIVCTSTENMCFFCSISWMMVMGIIGLLSALLCILLSVLGKIILKRQSCNEKPNSSMSTWSELDLLLLVGTFGHVLSMGASSFIEEEHQTWYFLVNTLCLALSQEMCRKYCLVRKRNKMNATDLDQETQGSVYINEIYDAHKKELREGRLSILERFINDNEKWIALSSPGVILICCRLLRPLNQTGIQWIHRSDFGHWLTSSEHKAELSFLVGICLVMIFILIQGKCSLVSKVALMFGLLGVYCYRAAIGHVLYPWQQNTKEIAKGITEARFVYIFVLGILITGIKDLLKSHVVMCTDSKAKTMGLWEVYSGLILLAALLFRPHNLVVLVFCLLIQIILTMFIWKMLKYDAAQITIMHYWFGQAFFFFQGNSNTISTVDISAGFIGLENYVEIPAILLTAFVTYSGPLLWSMHLLCYLSGETKKTSTAMAHGCYCFAIVRSLPVTVYILLVTILRYHLFIWSVFSPKLLYEVIHLVISAGVCLTFTVADKNQVAKSEV from the exons ATGAAGGTCGGTTCGTcggtcctggcttgctgctgccttCTTATCCAGGTGCTTGGCCTTGGTCTGTTCCTGCGCGGCTTCTTTCCAGTCCCTGTGCGATCTCAGTCCAGGAAAAGCAGCATTTCTGAGATCCCAGCAGAACCTTGGGCAG gtaAAACATCTAACTGGACTCAACTTCCCCATCCTCTATTTAAGAGAGTTGTTATTCTCCTCATAGATGCTTTGAGACAGGACTTTGTGTTTGGCGCTAAAGGCCAAAAACACATGCCTTATATAACACAACTTATAGAAAAGGGACCAACCCTCAGCTTTATAGCTAAGGCCACAGCTCCAACTGTTACAATGCCTCGTATCAAG GCATTGATGACTGGCAGTATACCGGGCTTTATTGACATTGTAATGAATCTCAACTCGCCTGAATTATTGGAAGACAACCTGATATGGCAAGCAAAGCAAGCGGGAAAAAGAATTGCGTTTTATGGTGACGACACATGGATAAAACTTTTTCCTAAGCATTTTGTGGAGTTTGATGGGACAACATCGTTCTTTGTTTCAGACTTTACAGAG GTTGATGATAATGTCACGCGGCATTTAGATGACGTTTTAAAGCGGAATAACTGGGATATGCTGATTCTTCACTATCTTGGATTAGATCACATTGGCCATTTAACTGGACCACACAGCCATTTGATTGGACCAAAGCTTTATGAAATGGATCTGGTCTTGAAAAAGATTCACTCTGCTCTGATCTCAAAA GACGAAGACCCATCATTCCCAAGTTTAACTGTTGTCTGTGGTGACCATGGCATGTCGGAAGCTGGAAGTCATGGGGGATCATCTGATGAGGAAGTGGAGACCCCGCTTGTGTTAATTAGTTCAGCATTTCAAGACAaagctg GTACATTTAAAGAACCTCAGATGATTCCTCAAACCGATTTGGCACCAACTTTAGCCCTGGGCCTTGGACTGCCAATTTCCATGAGCAGCTTAGGAATGCTTTTACCAGCAGTAGTAGAACACAAGACCATGAGAGAACAGTTGCGTTTTTTCCACCTAAATGGCTATCAGCTCTGTAAACTTCTTAAAGAGAATCTGAAGGCTTATGAGAAAG atgACGGTGTAGAACAATTTAAGAAGGCAGAAAAGTTACATGCAAATTGGATTAAGCTATACCTTGAAGGGAATACTTCAGAAGTCCTCACTAACCTTGGCAGAAAACTAATTAAACAGTATATAGAGGCACTGCAGAAGTTAAGCGCTTCATTAAGTAAACAAGTGGCAGAGTATGACATCTACTCAATGACAGTTGGAGCCATCATAACTCTAGAG atgtTCTTCCTTCTTCTACTGAGCATTCCAAGTGCGCTGAGCAGCAAGGCCGAGTTTGATTTGCCCCTAGCCTCCCCAATCTTCTCACTCTTTTTTTATATGACGTGTCTTGTGCTTGCTGCAGTCCATGTCATTGTATGCACATCAACTGAAAACATGTGCTTCTTCTGTAGCATATCATGGATGATGGTGATGGGCATTATAGGACTTCTATCCGCACTTCTCTGCATTCTTCTATCAGTTTTaggaaaaataattttgaaacgtCAATCATGTAATGAA AAACCAAACTCCAGCATGTCAACATGGTCAGAACTAGACCTTCTTCTCCTGGTGGGGACATTTGGCCATGTTTTAAGTATGGGGGCAAGTAGCTTTATTGAGGAGGAACATCAAACATGGTATTTCCTTGTGAACACTCTTTGCTTGGCTTTATCTCAAGAAATGTGTAGGAAATACTGTCTTGTAAGGAAAAGAAATAAAATGAACGCTACAGACTTGGATCAGGAGACACAGGGCAGTGTTTACATCAATGAAATCTATGATGCGCACAAAAAGGAGTTAAGAGAAGGAAGGTTATCAATTTTAGAACGTTTTATAAACGACAACGAAAAATGGATTGCGTTGTCAAGCCCTGGTGTTATCCTCATATGTTGTCGGTTATTACGTCCCCTAAATCAGACTGGAATTCAGTGGATACATCGATCAGATTTTGGACACTGGTTGACAAG CTCTGAACACAAGGCTGAACTGTCGTTTTTGGTTGGAATCTGCTTAGTGATGATCTTTATTTTAATTCAAGGAAAATGCTCTTTAGTTTCTAAAGTAGCGTTGATGTTTGGATTGCTGGGGGTTTATTGTTACAGAGCCGCCATAGGCCACGTATTGTATCCTTGGCAACAAAATACGAAAGAAATCGCAAA AGGAATCACAGAGGCCCGTTTTGTCTACATATTTGTACTTGGGATTCTTATAACTGGAATAAAGGACTTGTTGAAATCACATGTTGTTATGTGCACAGATTCTAAAGCAAAGACTATGGGATTATGGGAAGTATACAGTGGATTGATCCTTCTTGCAGCGCTTTTGTTTCGACCACACAACCTTGTGGTTTTGGTATTCTGCCTTCTAATCCAGATTATTCTAACTATGTTCATCTGGAAAATGCTGAAGTATGATGCAGCTCAAATTACTATAATGCACTATTGGTTTGGAcaagcttttttctttttccag gGAAACTCCAATACCATAAGTACAGTGGATATTTCGGCTGGTTTTATTGGTCTTGAGAACTATGTTGAGATACCAGCTATTTTACTTACTGCATTTGTGACCTACAGTGGGCCTTTACTTTGGTCTATGCACCTATTGTGTTACCTAAGTGGAGAAACCAAAAA GACTTCTACAGCTATGGCACATGGATGTTACTGCTTCGCCATCGTCCGTTCTCTTCCAGTGACTGTTTACATTCTGCTGGTCACAATTCTCCGTTACCATTTGTTTATATGGAGTGTATTTTCTCCCAAGCTACTTTATGAAGTGATACATCTAGTCATCTCAGCTGGTGTTTGCCTGACTTTTACCGTGGCAGATAAGAACCAAGTAGCAAAAAGTGAAGTATGA
- the PIGG gene encoding GPI ethanolamine phosphate transferase 2, catalytic subunit isoform X2: MPYITQLIEKGPTLSFIAKATAPTVTMPRIKALMTGSIPGFIDIVMNLNSPELLEDNLIWQAKQAGKRIAFYGDDTWIKLFPKHFVEFDGTTSFFVSDFTEVDDNVTRHLDDVLKRNNWDMLILHYLGLDHIGHLTGPHSHLIGPKLYEMDLVLKKIHSALISKDEDPSFPSLTVVCGDHGMSEAGSHGGSSDEEVETPLVLISSAFQDKAGTFKEPQMIPQTDLAPTLALGLGLPISMSSLGMLLPAVVEHKTMREQLRFFHLNGYQLCKLLKENLKAYEKDDGVEQFKKAEKLHANWIKLYLEGNTSEVLTNLGRKLIKQYIEALQKLSASLSKQVAEYDIYSMTVGAIITLEMFFLLLLSIPSALSSKAEFDLPLASPIFSLFFYMTCLVLAAVHVIVCTSTENMCFFCSISWMMVMGIIGLLSALLCILLSVLGKIILKRQSCNEKPNSSMSTWSELDLLLLVGTFGHVLSMGASSFIEEEHQTWYFLVNTLCLALSQEMCRKYCLVRKRNKMNATDLDQETQGSVYINEIYDAHKKELREGRLSILERFINDNEKWIALSSPGVILICCRLLRPLNQTGIQWIHRSDFGHWLTSSEHKAELSFLVGICLVMIFILIQGKCSLVSKVALMFGLLGVYCYRAAIGHVLYPWQQNTKEIAKGITEARFVYIFVLGILITGIKDLLKSHVVMCTDSKAKTMGLWEVYSGLILLAALLFRPHNLVVLVFCLLIQIILTMFIWKMLKYDAAQITIMHYWFGQAFFFFQGNSNTISTVDISAGFIGLENYVEIPAILLTAFVTYSGPLLWSMHLLCYLSGETKKTSTAMAHGCYCFAIVRSLPVTVYILLVTILRYHLFIWSVFSPKLLYEVIHLVISAGVCLTFTVADKNQVAKSEV; the protein is encoded by the exons ATGCCTTATATAACACAACTTATAGAAAAGGGACCAACCCTCAGCTTTATAGCTAAGGCCACAGCTCCAACTGTTACAATGCCTCGTATCAAG GCATTGATGACTGGCAGTATACCGGGCTTTATTGACATTGTAATGAATCTCAACTCGCCTGAATTATTGGAAGACAACCTGATATGGCAAGCAAAGCAAGCGGGAAAAAGAATTGCGTTTTATGGTGACGACACATGGATAAAACTTTTTCCTAAGCATTTTGTGGAGTTTGATGGGACAACATCGTTCTTTGTTTCAGACTTTACAGAG GTTGATGATAATGTCACGCGGCATTTAGATGACGTTTTAAAGCGGAATAACTGGGATATGCTGATTCTTCACTATCTTGGATTAGATCACATTGGCCATTTAACTGGACCACACAGCCATTTGATTGGACCAAAGCTTTATGAAATGGATCTGGTCTTGAAAAAGATTCACTCTGCTCTGATCTCAAAA GACGAAGACCCATCATTCCCAAGTTTAACTGTTGTCTGTGGTGACCATGGCATGTCGGAAGCTGGAAGTCATGGGGGATCATCTGATGAGGAAGTGGAGACCCCGCTTGTGTTAATTAGTTCAGCATTTCAAGACAaagctg GTACATTTAAAGAACCTCAGATGATTCCTCAAACCGATTTGGCACCAACTTTAGCCCTGGGCCTTGGACTGCCAATTTCCATGAGCAGCTTAGGAATGCTTTTACCAGCAGTAGTAGAACACAAGACCATGAGAGAACAGTTGCGTTTTTTCCACCTAAATGGCTATCAGCTCTGTAAACTTCTTAAAGAGAATCTGAAGGCTTATGAGAAAG atgACGGTGTAGAACAATTTAAGAAGGCAGAAAAGTTACATGCAAATTGGATTAAGCTATACCTTGAAGGGAATACTTCAGAAGTCCTCACTAACCTTGGCAGAAAACTAATTAAACAGTATATAGAGGCACTGCAGAAGTTAAGCGCTTCATTAAGTAAACAAGTGGCAGAGTATGACATCTACTCAATGACAGTTGGAGCCATCATAACTCTAGAG atgtTCTTCCTTCTTCTACTGAGCATTCCAAGTGCGCTGAGCAGCAAGGCCGAGTTTGATTTGCCCCTAGCCTCCCCAATCTTCTCACTCTTTTTTTATATGACGTGTCTTGTGCTTGCTGCAGTCCATGTCATTGTATGCACATCAACTGAAAACATGTGCTTCTTCTGTAGCATATCATGGATGATGGTGATGGGCATTATAGGACTTCTATCCGCACTTCTCTGCATTCTTCTATCAGTTTTaggaaaaataattttgaaacgtCAATCATGTAATGAA AAACCAAACTCCAGCATGTCAACATGGTCAGAACTAGACCTTCTTCTCCTGGTGGGGACATTTGGCCATGTTTTAAGTATGGGGGCAAGTAGCTTTATTGAGGAGGAACATCAAACATGGTATTTCCTTGTGAACACTCTTTGCTTGGCTTTATCTCAAGAAATGTGTAGGAAATACTGTCTTGTAAGGAAAAGAAATAAAATGAACGCTACAGACTTGGATCAGGAGACACAGGGCAGTGTTTACATCAATGAAATCTATGATGCGCACAAAAAGGAGTTAAGAGAAGGAAGGTTATCAATTTTAGAACGTTTTATAAACGACAACGAAAAATGGATTGCGTTGTCAAGCCCTGGTGTTATCCTCATATGTTGTCGGTTATTACGTCCCCTAAATCAGACTGGAATTCAGTGGATACATCGATCAGATTTTGGACACTGGTTGACAAG CTCTGAACACAAGGCTGAACTGTCGTTTTTGGTTGGAATCTGCTTAGTGATGATCTTTATTTTAATTCAAGGAAAATGCTCTTTAGTTTCTAAAGTAGCGTTGATGTTTGGATTGCTGGGGGTTTATTGTTACAGAGCCGCCATAGGCCACGTATTGTATCCTTGGCAACAAAATACGAAAGAAATCGCAAA AGGAATCACAGAGGCCCGTTTTGTCTACATATTTGTACTTGGGATTCTTATAACTGGAATAAAGGACTTGTTGAAATCACATGTTGTTATGTGCACAGATTCTAAAGCAAAGACTATGGGATTATGGGAAGTATACAGTGGATTGATCCTTCTTGCAGCGCTTTTGTTTCGACCACACAACCTTGTGGTTTTGGTATTCTGCCTTCTAATCCAGATTATTCTAACTATGTTCATCTGGAAAATGCTGAAGTATGATGCAGCTCAAATTACTATAATGCACTATTGGTTTGGAcaagcttttttctttttccag gGAAACTCCAATACCATAAGTACAGTGGATATTTCGGCTGGTTTTATTGGTCTTGAGAACTATGTTGAGATACCAGCTATTTTACTTACTGCATTTGTGACCTACAGTGGGCCTTTACTTTGGTCTATGCACCTATTGTGTTACCTAAGTGGAGAAACCAAAAA GACTTCTACAGCTATGGCACATGGATGTTACTGCTTCGCCATCGTCCGTTCTCTTCCAGTGACTGTTTACATTCTGCTGGTCACAATTCTCCGTTACCATTTGTTTATATGGAGTGTATTTTCTCCCAAGCTACTTTATGAAGTGATACATCTAGTCATCTCAGCTGGTGTTTGCCTGACTTTTACCGTGGCAGATAAGAACCAAGTAGCAAAAAGTGAAGTATGA